The Streptomyces griseiscabiei genomic sequence GTGCGTCCGTGGGCGACGAGGTCCAGCGGGCCGCCGGCGGCGGGCGCCACGACGGGCACCCCGCTGGCCATGGCCTCCTGCACGGTCTGGCAGAAGGTCTCGAAGGGGCCGGTGTGGGCGAAGACGTCGAACGAGGCGAAGATCCGGGCGAGGTCGTCGCCGGTGCGGCGGCCGAGGAAGACGGCCCCGGGCAGGGCCTCGCGCAGTCCGGGCTCGCTGGGCCCGTCGCCCACGACGACGACCTTCACGCCGTCCAGGCCGCAGACCCCGGCGAGCAGTTCGATCTGCTTCTCGGGGGCGAGGCGGCCGACGTAGCCGACGATCACCTCGCCGTTCGGTGCCAGCTCGCGGCGCAGTGCCTCGTCCCTCAGCTCGGGGCGGAAGCGGACCGTGTCGACGCCGCGCGGCCACAGGCTGACCCGGGGCACACCGTGTGCCTCCAGGTCGCGCAGGGCCGCGCTGGACGGGGCGAGGGTGCGGTCGGCGGCGGCGTGCACGGAGCGGATGCGCCGCCAGGCCGCCGCCTCACCGGCGTGGACGTAGGTGCGGGCGTACCCGGCGAGGTCGGTCTGGTAGATGGCGACGGCGGGGACACCGAGGCGGGCGGCGGCCGCCATGCCGCGCACTCCGAGGACGAAGGGGCTGGCCAGGTGGACGATGTCGGCGCGGTGCTCGACGATCGCCGCGGCGACCCGGCGGCTGGGCAGGGCGACCCTGACCTGGGGGTAGCCGGGGAGCGGGAGGGAGGGGACGCGGACGACGGGGCACGGCGCCTGGAGATCGGCTCCGGCTCCGGTTCCCTGGGCGGTGGCCGGGGCCACGACGAGCGGGGCGTGCCCCCGCGCGACAAGGTGGCGCGCGGTCTGCAGGGCGCAGTGGGCCACGCCGTTCACATCGGGGGGAAAGGACTCGGTCACTATGACGACACGCATACCCGTGTTGTCGTCGGGCTGGACGTGGCCGCGTCAACGTGGATCTTTCCGGTCGGAAAACGTCCCATGAGCGTTGCGCTGCACACATGTCCAGGTCAGACCACGTCCATGCCCTCCTGAGGTCCGAGTCACCCGATGTTCACACTGCGGGCATGTCAGGACCGATCCGGCTGCGTACGGCTGTCTGGACCTCGGCCTCCTCGGCCGGGTCGGCGGCCAGTCGGCGGAGTTGGTCGACCACGCGCGCGTCACCCGTCTCGGCGTGCCGGGCGGCGATCTCCCGGGTGGTCTCCTCGCAGTCCCAGAGGCACTCGACGGCGAAGCCGGCCGGGAACGAGGGGTCGGTGGCCGCGAGCGCGCGGGCGGCGCGGCCACGCAGATGGGAGGAGGCGGTCTCGCGGTAGATATGGCGCAGGACGGGCGCGGCGCAGACGATGCCGAGCCGGCCGGTGCCGTCGACGAGCGTCCACAGGGTCGGCGCGTCGGGTCCCTCGCCGCGTACGGCCTCCCGCAGCGCGCCCAGCACCAGATCGCTGTCCTTGGCCCCGCCGAGACAGGCCAGCATGCGCCCGGCGGCGGCGCCCAGGGGATCGGGCCGGTGGACCCAGCCGCGGGCGCGGTCGACGGCGGCCATGCTGCGCATCCGTTCGAAGGCATCGACGGCGGCCTCCACGACCATCGTCGTCCCGTCGGTCACGGCGCCCTCGATGAGTCCGAGGGCGTCGGGATCGTTGCCGTCGGCGAGGTAGCGCAGGGCGGTACAGCGGGCGCCGTCGTCCCCGGACCGGGCGGCGGCGAGGATCTCGGGCCGGTCCTCGGGGCCGGCGACGGCGGTGAGACAGCGGGCGGCCGGCACATGGAGGACGGCTCCGCGTTCGATGCCCTGCTGGGCCCACTCGAACACGGCCTTGACGCTCCACCCCGGGCGGGGCCCGCTGGGTCGCATCTGCCGCTGCCAGCGGTCGAAGCAGCCGGTCTCCTGGGCGGCGCGCACCCGGGTGGCGACGGCTTCGCGGGGATCGTCGGCCCACAGCCGCCAGGGCCGGGGCTCGAAGGCGTCACGGACGGCGGCGGCCAGCTCGGCCTCGCCCTCCGGATCGGTGGTGAAGCGGCCCAGGACGGGCTCGGCGAGGGCGCGCAGCCCTTCGTCGTCGTCCCGGAGGGCCAGCTCGTCCAGGGCCCAGGCCCAGCTGGTGCCCACGGCGGCGTACCTGCGCAGCAGTTCGAGCGCGTCCCGCCTGCCGTAGGAGGCGAGGTGCCCGAGGACCGCGAGGGCGAGTCCGGTGCGTGACTCGCAGGTGTCGAGCACGTCCT encodes the following:
- a CDS encoding glycosyltransferase family 4 protein; translation: MRVVIVTESFPPDVNGVAHCALQTARHLVARGHAPLVVAPATAQGTGAGADLQAPCPVVRVPSLPLPGYPQVRVALPSRRVAAAIVEHRADIVHLASPFVLGVRGMAAAARLGVPAVAIYQTDLAGYARTYVHAGEAAAWRRIRSVHAAADRTLAPSSAALRDLEAHGVPRVSLWPRGVDTVRFRPELRDEALRRELAPNGEVIVGYVGRLAPEKQIELLAGVCGLDGVKVVVVGDGPSEPGLREALPGAVFLGRRTGDDLARIFASFDVFAHTGPFETFCQTVQEAMASGVPVVAPAAGGPLDLVAHGRTGLLVPPRDASAVRDAVGALAADPALRAAYGAAGRAMVEGRTWAAVGDQLIGHYADVLTTRTVVAA
- a CDS encoding HEAT repeat domain-containing protein, producing the protein MFEPVIAPSGTLLGLLQRGRGDGTLHALTAPRAEALAALNHCVLSDPRHDWQVENRSLYYARLYLDLSGELDEIERHLFDAEDVLDTCESRTGLALAVLGHLASYGRRDALELLRRYAAVGTSWAWALDELALRDDDEGLRALAEPVLGRFTTDPEGEAELAAAVRDAFEPRPWRLWADDPREAVATRVRAAQETGCFDRWQRQMRPSGPRPGWSVKAVFEWAQQGIERGAVLHVPAARCLTAVAGPEDRPEILAAARSGDDGARCTALRYLADGNDPDALGLIEGAVTDGTTMVVEAAVDAFERMRSMAAVDRARGWVHRPDPLGAAAGRMLACLGGAKDSDLVLGALREAVRGEGPDAPTLWTLVDGTGRLGIVCAAPVLRHIYRETASSHLRGRAARALAATDPSFPAGFAVECLWDCEETTREIAARHAETGDARVVDQLRRLAADPAEEAEVQTAVRSRIGPDMPAV